The genomic region CAAGTTACCAAATCCCCTCATCAATCCGCAAAAAAGTGCAATACAATGCAAATAATATAGAATCTAGCGAAAAAGTGTTGATTGTTGGCGGGGGAAATTCCGCTGTAGAATATGCGAATTTCCTTTGCCAAAGCAATGACGCAACACTTAATTATCGTCGTAGCGAATTTAGCAGGATTAATGAAGTGAATAATGAGCAATTGCAAGATTCTATCCAAAGTGGGAAGCTCAAAACGAAGCTGGGTATTGATATAAACGCACTAGAAGATAGCGAGGGAAAAGTCAAAGTATGCTTTACTGATGGCACAAGCGAGGTGTTTGATAGGGTGGTGTATGCTATCGGTGGGCTTGCACCTGTGGATTTTCTCAAAAAATGTAATTTAGAGCTTGATGATAACGGCGTGCCTGTGGCGATAAATCACGAAAGCTCGATAAAAAATCTTTTTATTGCTGGGGATATTTTGTTTAAAAGCGGTGGCTCAATCGCTGCGGCACTCAATCACGGATATGAAATTGTGCTTGAGATTAAAAGACGCTTGGATTCTGTGCAGTAGGTGTGCGAATGAAGCTTATTTCTTGGAATGTCAATGGCTTGCGCGCGTGTATGAATAAGGGTTTTATGGATTTTTTCAACGCTGTAAATGCAGATGTGTTTTGCATACAAGAATCTAAAATGTTGCGCGAGCAAGCGACTTTTGACTTTCCAAACTATGAGGAATACTGGAATAGCGCGGAGAAAAAGGGCTATTCTGGCGTGGCGATTTTTAGCAAACAAACACCTTTAAATGTCGCCTATGATATGGGGATAACGCACCACGACAAAGAAGGACGCATCATCACGGCAGAATACGATAACTTTTATCTCGTCAATGTCTATACGCCAAATAGTAAGCGCGAGCTAGAGCGCTTGGAATATCGTATGGAGTGGGAAGATGATTTTCGCGCGTTTTTAAAAAACCTAGAAAAACATAAAGGCGTTATCGTGTGTGGCGATCTCAATGTCGCGCATACAGAAATTGACCTTAAAAATCCCAAAACAAACCGCCGCAATGCCGGCTTCACCGATGAAGAGCGCGAGAAAATGAGCGCGCTTTTAGATTCTGGATTTATTGATACTTTTAGGTATTTTTACCCTGACAAAGAGGGTGCTTATACTTGGTGGAGTTATATGGGGAAAGCAAGAGAGAACAATACAGGTTGGCGGATTGATTACTTCCTTTGCTCAAAAATCTTAGAATCTAAATTGCAAAGCGCGTGTATTTATCCAGAAGTTTTAGGAAGCGATCATTGCCCTATTGGGTTGGAAATTAAAAAATAAGATTAAGGAATTTTTAGAATCTAAAAAGCCTTCTCTTGTTGTATTGATTGAGCGTAAGTGAAATATCCATAATGGGATTTATATGGATTCTTCGGGCTTTGCCCTCAGAATGATAAAATGGGGTGATAAGGTTATTTTTTATTTATCCACGCACACACAATCGCAGTGATAAATAAAGATGATAAATATCACCAAAATACCTAACATTTTTCATTTCCTTTTTTGTAGTAAAGCCTTGCATTCCAACATAAAAGGCTTTACTACGACTTGACTTCTTTTTGTCTTACTTAAGCGACCTCTTGTCGTTTTGAGCGTAGCGAAGATTCTTTTTTACTTAATCGTCTTTGCGTACTCATCAAAACAATCCTTTACAAACCGCACAAACAGCGAGCGAAAACCCCGCTCGCGAAAAGCTAGCTTTTTGTGTTGCGTGATTCATCTTGTTTTCTTGTGCCGTATTTGCTACTTCCAAAAATAGTTGAGAGATTCTAAAATTAGAATCAATACAGGCAGTTTTTGGATTTAATATAAACTTTTAATGCAAGAAATGGCGCACGCCGCTAAAATAGAGCGCAATCCCGTGTTTATCGCATTCTGCGATTACTTCATCATCGCGTATGCTACCACCGGGCTGGATTATCGCGCTCACACCTGCACTTTGGGCGAGCTCTACGCTGTCTTTAAATGGAAAAAACGCCTCGCTTGCCATCGCGCTTCCTTGCAGTGAAAGCCCCATATCTTTTGCCTTTCGCATTGCTGCGCGCGCAGAATCTATGCGACTTGTCATACCCATACCAATGCCTACTAGCGCGCCATCTTTGACATAAGTGACGCAATTTGATTTTGTAAGACTTGCGATTTTATACGCGATTTCTAAATCCCGCATTTGTTCTTTTGGCGCACTTTTTTGACTAACAAGCTTTGCATTTGTTACTTCATTTTTACCCACATTATCGCTTTGCTGATAGACAAAGCCCCCTTGTATGCGCTTAAAATCATACTTATCAAGCGCAAATTCTAACGTATTGCGCGCATTTGTGAGTGTAAAAATCTTAGTGCGTTTCTTTGGTGCAAACACTTCTAGCGCCTCATCTGTAATCCCCGCAGCGATAATTACTTCGATAAAAATTTCATTCATTTTTTGTGCTAAGTCTTTTTCAATAACGCCATTTACCGCCACCACGCCACCATACGCACTCACGCTATCGCATTTTAACGCACTCGCATAAGAATCTAGCAAATTTCCTTTTATCGCAAAGCCACAAGCATTGCCGTGCTTTACAATGCTTACCGCCTTTGCTTCTCCAAATGCGCTTGCAAGCAAAAGTGCGGCATTCATATCAGTGAAGTTATTAAAACTCGGCTCGCCTTTTAAGATTCTAAAATTCTCACTCCAAAAGTTTTCAAATTCATATAACGCGCCTTTTTGATGTGGATTTTCCCCATAGCGCGTATCGCGCACCTTGCTTCCTACGATGAATTGCTTCTCCCCAAAACCCTCGCAAAAGCGCGCATTCATATAATTTGCAATCATACAATCATAGCTTGCTGTGTGTGAAAATGCCTTTATCATCAGCTCCCTGCGCAATTCTAATGTGTTATGATTTGTCTTAAGTGCTTCTATTACGCGTGCATAATCCTTGCAATCCGTCACCACAAGCACAGATTCAAAGTTTTTCGCTCCTGCGCGCACGAGACTTGGTCCGCCTATATCGATATTTTCGATGATTTCAGCAAAATCATCAGTGCGTTTAATTGTTTGTTTAAATGGATAGAGATTCACACACACAAGGCTAATTGACGCGATATTATGCGCCTTTGCGCTTGCAATGTCAGATTCATTTGTCCGCCGATACAAAATACCTCCAGCGATCTTTGGGTGCAGTGTCTTCACACGCCCGCTAAAAAGCTCTTCGCTTTGCGTGTATTGGCTCACTTCAAGCGCATTTATGTTGGATTCTCTTAGCACTTTTAGCGTCCCGCCTGTGCTTAAAATTTTATAGCCTAACGCCACTAACTCCCGCGCAAATTCCACAATCCCGCTTTTATCGCTCACACTTAGAAGTGCATACATTTTCGCCCCTTTTTTCCTTCATTTAGCTACAATTTGGAATCTGCAATTGTAGCTTGATTTCACTCTAATTTAGATTAAAGGAGCTAGGAGAATGATTTGTGTATTTGATATAGAAACAATCCCAGATACGCATTTACTGCGCGCGAAATTTGGCTTTGAAGAGGGTTTAAGTGAAAAAGAGGTGTGCGAGCGCGCCTTTAAAGAGCAAAAAGAAAAAAGCGGCTCGGAATTTCTACCTATCCCTTTTCATCGCATTATTAGTATCTCAAGCGTGATGGGCGATGAGTTTGGGCGATTTGTGAAGGTTGGAAATTTTGGCAGAAAGGCAAAAGAGGAGTTTTTACAAGAAGTTAAAAACGCAGATTCTCTATCCTTAGAATCACTAGATTCTTTTGAGTGTGGGCTTTTGCGCGATTTTTGGAAATTTTTTAATAAAAAGCAACCAACCCTTGTAAGCTTTAATGGCAGAGGCTTTGATATGATTGCGCTAAGCCTTCGCGCGATGCGTTATAATATCGATGCGAGCGGATTTTTCGAGCAGATAAATCCGCAATTAAATAAAACAAAATATGAAAATTACCGCAATCGTTACAGCGAACATTTTCACACAGATTTGCTTGATAGTTTAGGCGGATTTGGCGCGGTGCGCGGGCTTAACCTTGATACGCTATGTCAGATGAGCGGACTTGTAGGAAAATATGATATGGACGGCGCGCAGGTATATGAGTGCTTTTTTGAATCTAAAGAAAACTTGCAAAATGGCTTAGAGCGTATAGAATCTTATTGTCAAAGCGATGTTATCAACACTTATTGGCTGTATTTGAAGTATCTCATTGCTAAAGGTGAGTTATTGCTTAGCGATTATGCCGAGATTTTGAGTGATTTAGTCCAAAAGCTCCCAAAAGAGCAGGAATATTACGAAGTCTTTGAGAATCAGATTCAAAAAGAGCTAGAAAAATTGGTAAAAGAAATGTAGGGTAAAATCGTGAATCTTACGCTCTTGCGCCTAAGTGCGCGTTATATAGCTCAATTTAAAAAGATTTATTTTTGTAAGCGCATTGATGATAATGTGTTTTTGCTAAATTTAGAAAACACGCTTTTTTATATCGATTTGACGCGCGGGAATAGCGGGATTTATTGCACCCAGCGCGAGATTTTGGGGGCAAAGTCTTTCAATGCGCCGATGGATTTAAAGTTGCGCGAGTATTGCACAAACGCCACATTGATAGACTGCCACACAGATGGGAACAATCGCATTTTATGCCTGCATTTTTTAGCAAAATCTTCTTATAAAGAAGAGTCTTTTTGCCTTGAATTTGAATTTACCGGGAAATTTACCAATGCCATTTTACTTAATCAAAAGCGCGTGGTTATCGAGGCTTTGCGCCATTTGCCAAATGCAAAGCGCCCTTTGCAAGTTGGAAAGGTTTTAGTAAAGCTTCCCCAGCAAACGCGCGCACTAGAATCGTTGCAAGATTCTCATCAATTAGGAAAGGTGGAGCAAATGCACGAAGTAGAGGCGAAGCGGAATTTATCCACGCGAGATGATACAAAAGCTTTTTTATGTGAGCTTTTTACAAAGCATTGCGCCCAAAAGCTAGAATCTGCCAAAGCCCAAGCGCAAAAAAACCTAGATTCTAAAAAACTTGCACTAGAAAAAAACCTGCAAAACTTGCCAGATAAAAATGAATTAGAGCATTTAAGCGAGCAGAGTGCGCTTTTTGCGCGTTGTATTTTGGCGCATTTGCACGAGATTAATCCTGCAAATATTTATGCTACGCATATTTTTTTAGAACAAAATTTTGCGAATTCTCTCAACCCCACAGAATCTAAATTCTCCAAACAGCTTGATAGAATCTACAAATATTCAAGCTTCCAAAAAACGCCAAGTATGCGCGCGCAAGCGGAGCCTTGCGGAATTCACTTCCGCGAAGGTGATATATTCAAAGGAAGAGAATCTAAAATCTTGCAAATCCCTATCCCAAAGGAAATTGCTAGCTTTTCCGATTTAGCACAATATTATTTTTTACTTTCAAAAAAATATGCTAAAAAAGCACAGAATATTCATTTACAAATAGAAAATTTACAAGATTCCTTGCGTTTTTTAGATTCCCAAAAGGCGTTGGTGCAAAGGGTTACTAGCTTTGAGGAGCTAAAAATTTTTACCCCACAAAAACAAAAAGGCAAAAAAAGCGACAAAAAAAGTGGAACAGCTTTTGAAGTATTTTTTATTGCAGGGGTGAAAGTGGGCGTTGGTAAAAACGCTAACCAAAATATCGCCCTGCTGAAAGCTGCGAGTGCAGAGGATGTATGGCTGCATGTGCGCGATGTGCCTAGCTCGCATATGATACTTTTTTGCGGGAAGACAAAGATAGCAGAATCTGTATTGCAAAAAGCAGGGCAGATTCTCATCGAGCTTTGCGGGATTAAGGGAGGGAATTTACCAGTCGATTATACCAAGCGTAAGTTTGTGAAAATCACACAAGGTGCAAATGTAGTCTATGCCAAATACCAGCGATTAGAGTTTAAGAGCTAAATCTTTGCAAGGAGAGGATTATGGCGGTAAGCTTTGTAGGAAATATCACTTATATCAACCAAAATACGCAAGCAAGTCCTAAAATTGCACAAGAAGCAAATCTTAGCGAGTTTGATTTGGAGGAAAAAGCAAAATGAATACTTGTGATTTTAAAATTTTAGAGAACGAAGATTTTAAAGAAGATTCTGTGCGGGAGTTTATCATTGCGCCACTTTTGAAACAACTAGACTTTGTGTTGAAAGATTCTAAGCAATCGCAAAAAAACTCTAAGCTAGAAATGGTTTTATCACTAAGGCTTACAAGTCCCACAATTACAGGAAGTAATGAGAAAATCACTCTCACACGTTTCCCTGATTATGTGCTTTATGTAGATTCTAAAGCGCATTGTGTGTTAGACGCAAAAGCTCCAAAGATTAAAATTAATGCTACAAGCAAGGCTGAGCGTCAAGCTTTTTATTATGCTATTAATCCCGAACTTAAAGCCCCATTTTATGCGCTTTGCAATGGTTTGGAATTTAATCTTTTTGAGACAAACAAGCAAGAATTGATTCAAAGCTTTTCTTGTGAGGAACTTTTTGCTAATAACTTTAAAAATGAAACTTTCACACTACTTAAGCAATATCTCACCACCCCGCTAGAATCCTTAAAGCAATCCCTAAGTCAAGATTCCAAAACACCCAAAAAAAGCGAGGAATGGTATCTAAGTCGCGAACTACCAAAGGCAATACTTAATCCAAAAAAACAAGCAAAAGCGCGTTATTTTGGCTGCACCGCGTATTTTACAAGGCAAAGCTGGGATATAGTAACGCAAAATATCAAAAATTTCACCGACAAGGGCGATGTAGTGCTAGACCCTTTTGGAGGCAGTGGCGTAACTGCCATAGAGGCTATGATGAATGAAAGAGTGGGAATCCACACGGATTTAAACCCACTAAGCATTTTTATGGTTAAAGCTTTAAGTGTGAAGTGTGATTTAAGCGCATTATACGATTTAAGTGAAGCAGTTTTAAGCGAGTTTGAGAATTTGCGCCCAAAAAATGAAAAAGAAGCAAAAGCACTTTTAAAAGGTGCTAAATACTATCCTAATGCACTAGATAGCGAGTTTGGCGAAGTAGCTACACAAAAAGAGCAGGATTCTACACTTTGGATTCCTCAAGATGAGATTCTGCCAAAGGGAAGTGATGTAGATTGCGTGTTAAGTCTCTTTAGTAAAATGCAGTTAGCCGAACTTGCTCTTTTACGCAAACTCATTTTTAAGCACACCACACCAAGCGGGAGTAAAGAAAATAGAATCTACAAAAGGAATATGCGGTATAGTCTTATGTTGGCATTCAGAAATACAATCACGATGTGTAATTTGACTTATCACGATTCTGAAGCACGAAAAGGTAAGGGTGGGAACAGCGGTGTTTTGGCATACTATCGATACAGAATAGCTAAAAAACCTATTTTTCTTAATGTAGCAGAAATATTTCAAGGCAAGACAAAACTAGTTATTAGAGGCAAAAAAGAGCTAGAATCCTCCTCCGTCTTTTATGACTCCTACTTTTTCCCCATACAACGAGTGATAAAAGATTTTAAACACCAAGAGCTAAGTAAAAGAGAGCAAGAGGACTTTAGCAAGGTAGATTCACTGCTGAATAAAACCAATGGAGAAAAAATCTTCCAAGCCGATGCAACTAATCTAAGAGAGATAGAATCCCAAAGCATAGATTTCATCTACACAGACCCACCCTATGGGGCGAAGATTCCCTATTTAGACCTTAGCGCTATGTGGAATGTTTGGCTAGATTTGCCTGTGGATTCTAGCTTAAAAGAAAAAGAATGTATAGAAAAAGGAAGTTTAGAAAAAAGCAGAGAGGAATACCACACTCTAATGATAGCAAGCCTAAAAGAAATGTATCGCGTGCTTAAATACAATCGCTGGCTTGCCTTTGTGTTTCAGCACCAAGACCCGCAATTATGGCAGATTCTAGTAGAGGAGGCGCAAAAGATTGGCTTTGAGTATGTTGGCTCTGTGCGGCAGGATAATGGACAAACGACATTTAAGAAAAGGCAGTTTAAAGCTTCTGTGTTAAGCGGACAACTAATTATTTATTTTAAAAAGGTGCAAAATCCCAAAACTCTAGCTAAAGAACATTTAGGCGATGATATTACTGCTCTTGTGCTTAATCACGCGGAAGCCTTGATTGCTAGAGATGATGGGGCGACATTAGAGGAAATCCACGCAGAGATTACCATTAAAGGCTTAGAACTTGGCTTTTTGCATAGCTTAAGTAAGGATTATGCGGATTTGACACCTTTAATTACCGCAAACTTTGACCTTGATGCAACAAGCGGAAAATACCATATCAAAAAAGGACAGAAATTTAAAAGCAATGCGATTCCGCTAGAGTTAAGAACAAAGTATTTCTTGCTCTCTTATTTACGCGGAGCAAAAAGACAAGGCAAAAAGGCTTATTTTGATGATATTTGCTTAGAGATTATCCCCTTGCTTAAAAATGGTGTAAGCCCGAGTAAAGAACTCATTAGAGAGATTCTAGAGGATATAGCTATGCCAAACTATACTACAGGCGAATGGAGATTAAAAGAAAAAACACACACGCTTTTTGATGATTTATATTAGGGAATTTTAAGAGCTAAATACTTGCAAGGAGAGGATTATGGCGGTAAGCTTTGTAGGAAATATCACTTATATCAACCAAAACACGCAAGCAAGTTCAATCGCGCTATCAAACGCGCAGGCACGTCCTGACATCGTGCAGGAGACGAGTCTTAATGAGTTTGAACGCAAGCTTCAAGAGATAGAATCTATCACGCCAGCTGATGAGGCGCAAAATATCAATAAAGATAGCGGCGGGGGCAATGGCGCATATACAGATTCTAACACGTCTGAAAACAAAGAAGGGGATAAAAAAGAGCAAGAGATTCACTATCACTACGATGGACTTTTAAATGTAAAGGCGTAAAGAGATGTTTTTATGTTTAAGATTATAGAATCTTGGATTTTTCGTTTTACTCAATAACAGGATTAGATTCTGTATTTTTTGTGGTTGCAAAATCATAAAGCCAAAAATCGCTAGAATTGTGCTTTAGATTCTAAATCTAGTTTTTAAGGCAAGCTAAAAAGGAGCAAAAATGGTAGAGCGGTATGCAAGAGATGAGATGAAAAATCTTTGGAGTATGGAGGCGAAATATAGCGCGTGGCTAGAAGTGGAAAAAGCACTTGTGCGCGGGTGGAATCGCTTGGGGCTGATACCAGATTCTGATTGTGAAAAGATTTGCAAAAACGCCCGCTTTGACATCGCCCGCATTGACGAGATAGAAGCGGTTACAAAGCATGATTTGATAGCTTTTACCACAAGTGTGGCGGAGTCTTTGGGCGAGGAGTCACGCTGGGTGCATTATGGCATTACTTCGAGTGATTGTATTGATACGGCTGTGGCTTTGCAGATTCGCGATTCGCTAAAGATTATCATCAAGGATTTACAAGACTTGCGCGAGGCGATAAAAACGCGTGCGATGGAGCACAAATATACGCTGATGGTTGGGCGCAGTCACGGGATTCACGGCGAGCCTATCACTTTTGGACTTGTTTTAGCGATTTGGTATGATGAGATAGGACGCCACCTAAAAGCACTAGAATCTAGCGTGAAAACCATAAGTGTGGGACAGCTAAGCGGTGCAATGGGGAATCTCGCGCATACTCCAATCGAGCTAGAAGAGCTTGTGTGCGAGGAGTTGGGCTTGAGTCCAGCGCCTGTGAGTAATCAAGTAATCCAGCGCGACCGCTATGCGCGTGTGATGAGTGATCTTGCACTGCTTGCAAGTAGTTGCGAGAAAATTGCGGTAGAAATTCGCCATTTACAGCGCACAGAGGTGTATGAGGCAGAAGAGTTTTTTGAAGTGGGACAAAAAGGAAGCTCTGCTATGCCACACAAGCGCAATCCCGTGCTAAGTGAGAATATCACGGGACTTTGTCGTATGATACGTTCCTACGCCTTGCCCGCGATGGAGAATGTCGCGTTGTGGCACGAGCGCGATATTAGCCATTCAAGCGTGGAGCGCTTTATCCTGCCTGATGGTTTTATCACTACGGATTTTATGCTTGCGCGCTTAAGCAATCTCATCAAAAAGCTCGTCATCTATCCTAAGAATATGCTAAAAAATCTAAACCTAACCGGCGGGCTTGTGTTTTCCCAGCGCATACTTTTAGAGCTTCCTAAAAAAGGCGTCTCAAGGGAAGATGCGTATAAAATCGTGCAACGCAATGCAATGAAAGTGTGGCGGGATTTGCAAGAGGGCAAAAGCGCGCTAAATGAGAAGGGTGAGAGCTTATATTTACAATATTTGTTAGCTGATGGTGAGCTTGTGGGGCTTATAGGTGCGGAAGCGGTGCGAGAGTGCTTTGAGTTTGACTACTATACCAAAAGCGTGGATTCTATCTTTAAGAGAGTGTTTGGGAAATGAAACCTCATTGAAAAATAAGTTTAGAATCTTGCTTGAATGTACTCCGGGGATAATAAGCTAAATTTAAGAAAAACTTAATCTTAAAGCAAACTTTAAATACAGATTTATTACAATCCCTGCCTTACAATCCACAAAAGGCTTAACAATGCAAGATTTAGATTCACAAAAGCAAACTTCAAACCTAGCACAACTTAAAGCAAATCTCATAGCAGAGATAAGGCAAAGGGTAGAAGATAAAATCATAGAAGAAAACAACGCAAAGCTTTTAGAAAAGCTTATTACAAACGCTGAAAACACACAAGAAGCCCTAAGCATAGCCGCACTTGGCACGACTTATAAAAGAACAGGCTTTCATTTTGATAAAAGATTAGAAAAGCAAAGCGAGGATATACATTATCTAAGCAAAAATGCGGCTTTAAGCTTTAGCGATTCTAACTCTACCCTAAAGCATAGCCTAATCATAGGAGATAACTACCCCGCTCTTTTAAACTTGCTCATCACTTACAAAGGCAAGGTTAAGGTTATCTACATAGACCCGCCCTATGGCAAAGATGCCTTAGGAGAGTTTGCAAACACAAACTACAATAACGCCATTTCAAGGGATAATCTTTTATCTATGCTTTATCCCCGCTTAAGCTTAGCAAAAGAATTGCTAAAAGATGATGGCGTGATATTTTGTAGCATAGATGATAGGAATCAAGCCTATGTAAAATGCCTTTTTGATGAAGTGTTTGGAGAGAGGAATTTTTGCGGACACATCATTTGGCTTAAAGGTAACGCACAAAATGATGCTGATACTTTGCAAAAAAACCACGAATACATTTTGACTTATACTAGAAATATAGAATTTAAGCCCATTAATCAAGTAAGGCAAAAGGCAGAAGAAAAACTATATAAAGAGGCAACAAATAAATTCTACTATGAAGGAGGTGGATTTACGAGTGGCAATTTAAATAGTGACCTCAATCACCATGTTTTATGTGGTTATACTATATTCTATAATCCTGCAACACATGATATACAACATTTTATGGATTATGATACCAAAAAAGCAAAAAATAGCAATAACGAAAATGAAGTATATAAAGAAATAGATAAAGAATTATTAAGTAAGGGTTACATAGCTATAAGACCTCCAAAGAAAAGAAATCTATTGGGCAGATGGGTAGTTTCTTATGAAAAATTTGCAAATTTAATAGCGCAAAATCAAATACTTATCAAAAAAAATAAAAATGGTTATTCTGTCTTACGTAAGGAATGGGTAAATCCTAAACAAGTAAAACAAAATGAAAAAGGCGAATATTATGCGATTATAGACAAAGAAAATCCGCCTAAAAGTTTTATTGATTTTTCAAGTGGTAGCGGAACAACTATATTTAAAACTATAATGGGCGATAAAATTTTTGCCAATCCTAAGCCTCTAAATTTAATCAAACACCTCCTTAAAATCTCCACCACCCCAAACACTGCAAATAATAGAGAGCATTTAGCGGGGGGGGGGGGCAACAGCTTCATAGCGTAGAATCTAAAGATTCTAAAGATGTTTTGGCTTCGCCTCAACATGACAATTTGTCTTGTCATTCTAAGCATTGCGAAGAATCCGACCCCCTTAATTGTCATTCTGAAACCCCCTTTTGTCATTCTGAAGTCTTGCAAAGCAGGACTTTAGAATCTCAAAGATATTTCGCTACCGCTCAAGACAGCGCAAAAGCAGTTGATAGCCAAATCAAGCAAGATGAGCAAAAATTAGATTCCAATGCAAAAAACTCAAAAGACAAGCAGGGGCTTAAGATTTTAGATGAGAAATCGGGGTTGTGTAGCCTTGAGCGAGGAAGTAGAATACAAGCATTCACTGACGAAGCGAAAGGCGAACTCCACGATTTATCGCTAAAAGATAAGCCCGAAGAGCAAGATATTATTTTGGACTTCTTTGCCGGCTCTGGCACCACCGCCCACGCCGTGCTAGAACTCAACAAAGAAGATGGCGGCAATCGTAAATTTATCTTAGTAACTAATAATGAAATCACCCCTTTAAATCCAAAAGGCATAGCAGTAGATGTAACAAGCAAAAGGCTAAAGCGCATTATGAGTGGAGAATGCTATAACGGGGATAAAAATTTCAAATGGCTTGAGAAAAATAAGCCTTATGGAGGGAGCTTAGAAGTAAGCGAGATAAAACACATAAGCCCCTTTGATAGAGAAATTTTTGCAAAAATTGATGAAAGACTTTATGGTTTAGAAAAATTTAGCAATCCTTGTGAAAAAATA from Helicobacter himalayensis harbors:
- a CDS encoding NAD(P)-binding domain-containing protein — translated: MSEIYDIAIIGGGPGGIASAVESITLGIKKLIMFEKGENHSATIRQFYKDGKRVDKDYKGQKVELNGNIYFVDGTKESTLDLFDELLKTKQIDVRFKSEIESVRKEDEIFIVQTSGGQSFKAHFVIIAIGKMGQPNKPSYQIPSSIRKKVQYNANNIESSEKVLIVGGGNSAVEYANFLCQSNDATLNYRRSEFSRINEVNNEQLQDSIQSGKLKTKLGIDINALEDSEGKVKVCFTDGTSEVFDRVVYAIGGLAPVDFLKKCNLELDDNGVPVAINHESSIKNLFIAGDILFKSGGSIAAALNHGYEIVLEIKRRLDSVQ
- a CDS encoding exodeoxyribonuclease III yields the protein MKLISWNVNGLRACMNKGFMDFFNAVNADVFCIQESKMLREQATFDFPNYEEYWNSAEKKGYSGVAIFSKQTPLNVAYDMGITHHDKEGRIITAEYDNFYLVNVYTPNSKRELERLEYRMEWEDDFRAFLKNLEKHKGVIVCGDLNVAHTEIDLKNPKTNRRNAGFTDEEREKMSALLDSGFIDTFRYFYPDKEGAYTWWSYMGKARENNTGWRIDYFLCSKILESKLQSACIYPEVLGSDHCPIGLEIKK
- the purH gene encoding bifunctional phosphoribosylaminoimidazolecarboxamide formyltransferase/IMP cyclohydrolase; the encoded protein is MYALLSVSDKSGIVEFARELVALGYKILSTGGTLKVLRESNINALEVSQYTQSEELFSGRVKTLHPKIAGGILYRRTNESDIASAKAHNIASISLVCVNLYPFKQTIKRTDDFAEIIENIDIGGPSLVRAGAKNFESVLVVTDCKDYARVIEALKTNHNTLELRRELMIKAFSHTASYDCMIANYMNARFCEGFGEKQFIVGSKVRDTRYGENPHQKGALYEFENFWSENFRILKGEPSFNNFTDMNAALLLASAFGEAKAVSIVKHGNACGFAIKGNLLDSYASALKCDSVSAYGGVVAVNGVIEKDLAQKMNEIFIEVIIAAGITDEALEVFAPKKRTKIFTLTNARNTLEFALDKYDFKRIQGGFVYQQSDNVGKNEVTNAKLVSQKSAPKEQMRDLEIAYKIASLTKSNCVTYVKDGALVGIGMGMTSRIDSARAAMRKAKDMGLSLQGSAMASEAFFPFKDSVELAQSAGVSAIIQPGGSIRDDEVIAECDKHGIALYFSGVRHFLH
- a CDS encoding NFACT family protein; this encodes MNLTLLRLSARYIAQFKKIYFCKRIDDNVFLLNLENTLFYIDLTRGNSGIYCTQREILGAKSFNAPMDLKLREYCTNATLIDCHTDGNNRILCLHFLAKSSYKEESFCLEFEFTGKFTNAILLNQKRVVIEALRHLPNAKRPLQVGKVLVKLPQQTRALESLQDSHQLGKVEQMHEVEAKRNLSTRDDTKAFLCELFTKHCAQKLESAKAQAQKNLDSKKLALEKNLQNLPDKNELEHLSEQSALFARCILAHLHEINPANIYATHIFLEQNFANSLNPTESKFSKQLDRIYKYSSFQKTPSMRAQAEPCGIHFREGDIFKGRESKILQIPIPKEIASFSDLAQYYFLLSKKYAKKAQNIHLQIENLQDSLRFLDSQKALVQRVTSFEELKIFTPQKQKGKKSDKKSGTAFEVFFIAGVKVGVGKNANQNIALLKAASAEDVWLHVRDVPSSHMILFCGKTKIAESVLQKAGQILIELCGIKGGNLPVDYTKRKFVKITQGANVVYAKYQRLEFKS
- a CDS encoding DNA methyltransferase, producing the protein MNTCDFKILENEDFKEDSVREFIIAPLLKQLDFVLKDSKQSQKNSKLEMVLSLRLTSPTITGSNEKITLTRFPDYVLYVDSKAHCVLDAKAPKIKINATSKAERQAFYYAINPELKAPFYALCNGLEFNLFETNKQELIQSFSCEELFANNFKNETFTLLKQYLTTPLESLKQSLSQDSKTPKKSEEWYLSRELPKAILNPKKQAKARYFGCTAYFTRQSWDIVTQNIKNFTDKGDVVLDPFGGSGVTAIEAMMNERVGIHTDLNPLSIFMVKALSVKCDLSALYDLSEAVLSEFENLRPKNEKEAKALLKGAKYYPNALDSEFGEVATQKEQDSTLWIPQDEILPKGSDVDCVLSLFSKMQLAELALLRKLIFKHTTPSGSKENRIYKRNMRYSLMLAFRNTITMCNLTYHDSEARKGKGGNSGVLAYYRYRIAKKPIFLNVAEIFQGKTKLVIRGKKELESSSVFYDSYFFPIQRVIKDFKHQELSKREQEDFSKVDSLLNKTNGEKIFQADATNLREIESQSIDFIYTDPPYGAKIPYLDLSAMWNVWLDLPVDSSLKEKECIEKGSLEKSREEYHTLMIASLKEMYRVLKYNRWLAFVFQHQDPQLWQILVEEAQKIGFEYVGSVRQDNGQTTFKKRQFKASVLSGQLIIYFKKVQNPKTLAKEHLGDDITALVLNHAEALIARDDGATLEEIHAEITIKGLELGFLHSLSKDYADLTPLITANFDLDATSGKYHIKKGQKFKSNAIPLELRTKYFLLSYLRGAKRQGKKAYFDDICLEIIPLLKNGVSPSKELIREILEDIAMPNYTTGEWRLKEKTHTLFDDLY
- the purB gene encoding adenylosuccinate lyase codes for the protein MVERYARDEMKNLWSMEAKYSAWLEVEKALVRGWNRLGLIPDSDCEKICKNARFDIARIDEIEAVTKHDLIAFTTSVAESLGEESRWVHYGITSSDCIDTAVALQIRDSLKIIIKDLQDLREAIKTRAMEHKYTLMVGRSHGIHGEPITFGLVLAIWYDEIGRHLKALESSVKTISVGQLSGAMGNLAHTPIELEELVCEELGLSPAPVSNQVIQRDRYARVMSDLALLASSCEKIAVEIRHLQRTEVYEAEEFFEVGQKGSSAMPHKRNPVLSENITGLCRMIRSYALPAMENVALWHERDISHSSVERFILPDGFITTDFMLARLSNLIKKLVIYPKNMLKNLNLTGGLVFSQRILLELPKKGVSREDAYKIVQRNAMKVWRDLQEGKSALNEKGESLYLQYLLADGELVGLIGAEAVRECFEFDYYTKSVDSIFKRVFGK